Proteins from a genomic interval of Clostridium sp. 'deep sea':
- a CDS encoding sigma-70 family RNA polymerase sigma factor, producing MQNSLAEKNLINEALAGNLESLAQLLHLNYNKVYGYLVKLTLNKELALDLAQESMTKAIEKLEQYNNCKASFSTWLIQIAINTSRDWYRKEKRKKEFYDNLLNQSLNGLPLSSLNNNTNIGYDREEILDTLMVLKNIPAKIRIPVILKYYYGYEQSEIAKFLKIPKGTVKSRISNGLKRIRKELQR from the coding sequence TTGCAAAATAGTTTAGCTGAAAAAAATTTAATTAATGAAGCATTAGCAGGTAATCTTGAGTCTTTAGCACAATTACTTCACCTTAATTATAATAAGGTATATGGCTATTTAGTTAAGCTTACCTTAAATAAAGAGCTGGCTTTAGATTTAGCGCAGGAGTCTATGACTAAGGCTATTGAGAAACTTGAACAATATAATAACTGCAAAGCTTCGTTTTCTACTTGGCTTATTCAAATTGCCATTAATACTAGTAGAGATTGGTATCGAAAAGAGAAACGAAAAAAAGAGTTTTATGATAACCTGCTAAATCAGAGTTTAAATGGTCTACCATTATCTAGCTTGAACAATAACACTAATATTGGTTATGATAGAGAAGAGATTTTAGATACCTTAATGGTACTAAAAAACATTCCTGCCAAAATTAGAATACCAGTTATTCTTAAGTATTATTACGGATATGAACAGAGTGAAATTGCTAAGTTTTTAAAGATACCTAAAGGCACAGTAAAATCAAGAATAAGTAATGGACTAAAACGAATTAGGAAGGAGTTGCAAAGATGA